In a single window of the Dreissena polymorpha isolate Duluth1 chromosome 3, UMN_Dpol_1.0, whole genome shotgun sequence genome:
- the LOC127871856 gene encoding leucine-rich repeat-containing protein 57-like: MGNSHVKQHLETAEKTGTLQLSKSGLKEFPEHLQKLSKILRTLDFSDNKIDFVPSAIGTFQQLKTVNLSSNRINALPSEIGNLKKLETLLLENNNLSQLPSSVSYLSHLRTINLSGNGFKTFPLELCDLKSLDGVDLSHNKITCIPDAAKICHTIELNLNQNQMSSLPDCIADWPRLKVLRLEENCLEIRALTPRIMKQSKIALLAVEGNVFDMKLFNNLEGYDEYQARFTATKKKFN, from the exons ATGGGTAATTCTCATGTTAAACAACATTTAGAAACTGCAGAGAAAACAGGAACTCTGCAACTCAGCAAAAGTGGTCTAAAAGAG TTTCCAGAACATCTTCAGAAACTGTCTAAGATTTTAAGGACACTGGACTTTTCGGATAACAAAATAGACTTTGTGCCGTCAGCTATCGGAACATTCCAGCAATTGAAAACTGTCAACTTGAGCAGCAACAGGATAA ATGCACTACCTTCTGAGATTGGAAACCTAAAGAAGCTAGAAACCCTGTTGTTAGAAAATAACAATCTGTCCCAGCTACCATCGTCTGTGTCATATTTATCTCATCTTCGGACTATTAACCTCTCTGGTAATGGATTTAAGACATTTCCGTTGGAATTGTGTGATTTAAAAAGTCTTGATGGAGTGGACCTTTCACATAACAAGATAACATGCATTCCTGATGCTGCAAAAATCTGTCACACCATTGAGTTGAACCTCAATCAAAACCAG ATGTCCAGTCTTCCAGACTGTATAGCAGACTGGCCGAGGTTGAAAGTTCTACGTCTAGAGGAGAACTGCCTGGAGATCAGGGCCCTTACCCCTCGAATCATGAAGCAGTCCAAGATCGCTCTACTGGCCGTTGAGGGGAACGTGTTTGATATGAAGCTGTTCAACAACCTTGAGGGCTATGATGAG TACCAGGCTCGTTTCACAGCTACAAAGAAGAAGTTCAATTAG